A single window of Nicotiana sylvestris chromosome 3, ASM39365v2, whole genome shotgun sequence DNA harbors:
- the LOC104236142 gene encoding purple acid phosphatase 17-like, producing MASFYKKSKVLFLLVVISFLISCSNATGLKKFEHPTKGNGNLRFLVIGDWGRKGDYNQSAVALQMGRIGEELDIDFVVSTGDNFYDNGLTGEDDPNFLESFTNVYTAKSLQKQWYSVLGNHDYRGDAVAQLSPYLRKIDSRWICLRSFLINAEIAEIFLVDTTPFVKEYFVETEHTYDWRNVMPQKTYTENVLKDLENALSESTAKWKIVVGHHAIRSVGHHGDTNELVDRLLPILRAYDVDLYMNGHDHCLEHISDSESPIQFLTSGAGSKAWRGDVKSLNREGVNFFYDGQGFMSVQITPTHVEMELYDVFGKVIHKWSRPKQLLHTAI from the exons ATGGCTAGTTTTTATAAGAAATCTAAGGTTCTGTTCCTTTTGGTGGTTATTAGTTTTTTGATTTCTTGTTCTAATGCAACTGGACTTAAGAAATTTGAACACCCAACTAAAGGTAATGGCAATCTTCGATTCTTGGTTATTGGTGACTGGGGACGTAAAGGCGATTATAATCAATCTGCTGTTGCTCTCCAG ATGGGAAGAATAGGAGAGGAACTAGACATAGATTTTGTAGTTTCAACAGGTGACAATTTTTATGATAATGGATTAACAGGGGAAGATGATCCAAATTTTCTAGAATCTTTTACCAATGTTTACACAGCAAAGAGCTTGCAAAAGCAATGGTATTCAG TATTAGGTAACCATGATTACAGGGGAGATGCAGTAGCACAACTTAGTCCTTACCTTAGGAAAATTGACAGTAGATGGATTTGTTTGAGATCTTTCTTGATCAATGCAG AAATTGCTGAAATATTCTTGGTGGATACAACTCCATTCGTGAAAGAGTATTTTGTGGAAACAGAACATACTTACGATTGGCGTAATGTGATGCCTCAAAAAACATATACAGAAAACGTATTAAAA GATCTCGAGAATGCATTAAGTGAATCAACAGCAAAATGGAAAATAGTAGTGGGACATCATGCCATTAGAAGTGTAGGACATCATGGTGATACTAATGAACTTGTGGACCGTCTTCTGCCTATCCTTAGG GCATATGATGTAGATCTATACATGAATGGGCACGATCATTGCCTTGAACACATCAGTGATAGCGAAAG CCCCATCCAATTTTTGACGAGTGGAGCAGGATCAAAGGCATGGAGGGGAGATGTGAAATCCTTAAACAGAGAAGGAGTGAATTTCTTCTATGATGGACAAGGTTTCATGTCTGTCCAAATAACACCAACTCACGTAGAGATGGagttgtatgatgtttttggcaAAGTTATACATAAATGGAGTAGGCCTAAGCAACTGCTTCACACGGCTATTTAG